One Lottiidibacillus patelloidae DNA segment encodes these proteins:
- a CDS encoding AI-2E family transporter, translated as MTRERLINHLLKITNVLLLLICIYVFLKLAPLWKPVLSIAVTVLTPFFIAALITYLLHPIVEKLRKHGLPRPLSIIIIYSIFFGGTGYALFKGIPYVTGQLKDLNDNIPTFVETYRSFITNINHSTDQLPDALHERIHVRLQGTEAYLDTVINTVINSVKGIFNSLIIIAIIPFVVFYLLKDYPLVEKVFWYFSPRKYRRSLKRLLRDINHSLGSYIRGQLIVCLLIGILATISLWLAGISYPVLLGIIIGLTNIIPYFGPILGAIPAVIIAFTVSIKSVIIVIVIIFGLQFVEGNLLSPLIVGKSLHMHPILIIFALLLGGEIAGIIGLILAVPFLAVAKVIVLHTFAHYQKH; from the coding sequence ATGACGAGAGAACGGTTAATAAACCATTTATTAAAAATAACAAACGTACTCTTACTTTTAATTTGCATTTACGTTTTTTTAAAGTTAGCACCACTTTGGAAACCTGTACTTTCTATCGCAGTCACAGTGCTAACACCTTTCTTCATTGCAGCGTTAATTACATATTTACTTCACCCAATAGTTGAAAAGTTGCGGAAGCACGGTCTGCCTAGACCACTATCTATCATAATAATTTACAGCATATTTTTTGGTGGAACAGGCTATGCATTATTTAAAGGTATACCGTATGTAACAGGACAATTAAAAGATTTGAATGACAATATACCAACTTTTGTTGAAACGTATCGTTCTTTTATTACAAATATTAATCATTCAACTGACCAACTACCAGATGCACTCCATGAAAGAATTCATGTACGTCTACAAGGGACAGAAGCTTATTTAGATACAGTCATCAATACGGTCATCAATAGTGTGAAGGGAATATTTAATTCTTTAATTATTATTGCAATCATCCCATTCGTAGTATTTTATTTACTAAAAGACTATCCGTTAGTAGAAAAGGTGTTTTGGTATTTTTCACCTCGGAAATATCGGAGAAGTTTAAAAAGATTATTGCGTGACATTAACCATTCTCTCGGTAGTTACATTAGGGGTCAATTAATAGTTTGTTTACTCATTGGTATTTTAGCAACAATCTCATTATGGCTTGCTGGCATTTCCTACCCAGTACTACTAGGAATAATTATCGGACTTACAAATATTATTCCTTACTTTGGACCTATTTTAGGAGCTATTCCAGCAGTTATTATTGCCTTCACCGTTTCAATAAAGTCTGTAATAATTGTTATCGTAATTATTTTTGGCTTGCAATTTGTAGAAGGTAATTTACTTTCTCCATTAATAGTCGGAAAAAGCTTACACATGCATCCTATTTTAATTATCTTTGCTTTATTATTAGGTGGTGAAATTGCAGGAATTATTGGCTTAATTTTAGCCGTTCCATTTCTTGCAGTTGCAAAAGTTATCGTACTCCACACTTTCGCTCATTATCAGAAACATTGA
- a CDS encoding YrzQ family protein codes for MRKSMTSLIAFGLGAVASNMAKGRGNMMKTRTMKKLRKKMMRGMF; via the coding sequence ATGAGAAAATCAATGACTTCTTTAATAGCATTCGGATTAGGAGCAGTAGCGTCAAACATGGCAAAAGGCCGTGGGAATATGATGAAGACAAGAACGATGAAAAAACTGCGTAAAAAAATGATGCGCGGAATGTTTTAA
- a CDS encoding PRC-barrel domain-containing protein, protein MRTFSLLKEIPVFQLNDGKAIGSVKDLCLNNEGTIKGLVINRKGWFSKQAMVPIDLVQAFGNDGVMIESEDCLQCHNKKAHSFMHPHRGIYGKPLLSAEGEKLGLIEDVYFNEELGTILGYEVTEGFFADLKEGRKVVKTDKPLVYGKDVLFVHMK, encoded by the coding sequence TTGCGAACATTTTCACTTTTAAAAGAGATACCTGTTTTTCAATTAAATGATGGAAAAGCAATTGGTTCTGTAAAAGATCTTTGCTTAAATAATGAGGGCACAATTAAAGGGTTAGTCATTAATCGAAAAGGCTGGTTTTCAAAACAAGCGATGGTTCCAATCGATCTTGTACAGGCTTTTGGAAATGATGGTGTAATGATAGAAAGTGAAGACTGCTTGCAATGTCATAATAAAAAAGCACACTCTTTCATGCACCCTCATCGCGGGATATATGGGAAACCTTTATTATCAGCCGAAGGTGAAAAACTTGGGCTAATTGAAGATGTATATTTTAATGAAGAGTTGGGCACAATTCTAGGGTATGAAGTGACGGAAGGATTTTTTGCAGATTTGAAAGAAGGACGAAAGGTAGTCAAAACTGATAAACCGCTCGTCTATGGCAAGGATGTTTTATTCGTCCACATGAAATAG
- the recD2 gene encoding SF1B family DNA helicase RecD2, producing MVEHNNENERSFIKGTLRALIYHNEENLFTIAKINIKETNEGISEKEIVVTGSFPILTETDLYIFYGAINNHEKYGVQYQVTDAKKELPDTKEGIVQYLSSDLFSGVGKKTAEMIVEKFGTNAIQKIMATPSLLEEIPRLSEQKAKEFVEKLHEHQGFEQIMEVLTPYGIGPSIAMKIFQKYKMEALDIINTNPYALIHDIEGIGFKRADDIAKNMGIPPHHPQRIQAGCLFIVQEASKQQGHVYITLEQQIIAARQLLSAQVNKIEESDIAREIIALGEEKKLIVAKDKVYLPSLYYAETQLTDKIVELASNNDLFHHFAKDDFYKALGELEERINVQYAKSQVEAIQQALQSPFLLLTGGPGTGKTTVIKGIIELYSELHGVSLDIADYKKGEPFPIVLVAPTGRAAKRMNESTGIPAVTIHRLLGWKGDQFEKDEQNKIEGKLLIVDEVSMVDLPLANHLFKSLPDDIQVVLVGDEDQLPSVGPGQVLADLLRSKVLPTVTLKDIYRQEEGSSIIELAHEIKDGAITSLESQKKDRSFFPCGQHQVIDVIEKVCLNAINKGYSARDIQILAPIYRGDAGIDYLNERLQALFNPPAEKRRELKAGTRVFRTGDKVLQLVNNPEQQVFNGDIGEITSIFFAKENTEKEDQVVVDYDGKEVVYPRKELQQIMLAYCCSIHKSQGSEFPIVILPMISGYHRMLQRNLLYTAITRSKDFLILCGERHAFAKAVSDNNKGKRQTMLAQNIQEQIGKISPTS from the coding sequence ATGGTGGAGCATAACAATGAGAATGAAAGAAGCTTTATTAAAGGGACACTTCGTGCGCTTATTTATCACAATGAAGAAAATTTATTTACAATCGCCAAAATAAACATAAAGGAAACGAACGAAGGTATTTCAGAAAAAGAAATAGTCGTAACAGGTTCGTTTCCAATTTTAACTGAAACGGACCTTTATATTTTTTATGGTGCCATTAATAATCATGAAAAATACGGAGTGCAATATCAAGTAACGGATGCAAAGAAAGAATTACCAGATACGAAAGAAGGAATCGTGCAATATTTATCTAGTGATTTGTTTTCTGGTGTTGGTAAAAAAACAGCAGAAATGATTGTTGAAAAATTTGGAACAAACGCAATTCAAAAAATTATGGCTACACCTAGTTTGCTGGAAGAAATTCCTCGTTTGTCGGAACAAAAAGCAAAAGAGTTCGTGGAAAAACTTCACGAACATCAAGGTTTCGAACAAATCATGGAAGTCTTAACGCCTTATGGCATTGGACCGAGTATTGCAATGAAAATTTTCCAAAAGTACAAAATGGAAGCGCTCGATATTATTAATACTAACCCGTATGCGCTAATTCATGATATTGAAGGGATTGGCTTTAAACGTGCCGATGACATCGCGAAAAATATGGGAATTCCCCCACATCACCCACAACGAATTCAAGCAGGGTGCTTATTTATTGTACAAGAAGCTTCAAAACAACAAGGGCATGTTTACATAACGTTAGAACAACAAATCATTGCTGCTCGGCAACTTCTCTCAGCACAAGTAAATAAAATTGAAGAAAGTGATATTGCCCGGGAGATAATAGCTTTAGGAGAAGAAAAAAAGCTAATTGTTGCTAAAGATAAAGTTTATTTACCTAGCCTTTACTATGCAGAAACGCAACTGACAGATAAAATTGTTGAATTAGCTAGCAATAATGATTTATTTCACCATTTTGCGAAGGATGATTTTTATAAAGCACTTGGTGAATTAGAAGAGCGGATTAATGTGCAATATGCAAAATCGCAAGTGGAAGCCATACAGCAAGCATTGCAGTCACCATTTCTCCTATTAACGGGTGGGCCTGGTACTGGTAAAACTACGGTTATAAAAGGAATTATCGAGCTTTATTCTGAACTTCATGGTGTTTCCTTAGACATTGCCGATTACAAAAAAGGAGAGCCTTTTCCAATAGTACTCGTTGCACCTACTGGAAGAGCAGCTAAACGAATGAATGAATCGACAGGAATACCTGCTGTTACCATTCATCGTTTGTTAGGTTGGAAGGGTGATCAGTTTGAGAAGGATGAGCAAAATAAGATTGAAGGTAAATTACTAATTGTTGATGAAGTTTCGATGGTCGATCTACCACTAGCGAATCATCTTTTTAAATCATTGCCGGATGACATTCAAGTTGTTTTAGTAGGTGATGAAGATCAACTTCCTTCGGTAGGTCCAGGGCAAGTTTTGGCAGATTTACTTCGTTCAAAAGTATTGCCAACTGTTACGTTAAAGGACATCTATCGTCAAGAAGAGGGGAGTTCAATAATTGAACTGGCTCATGAAATTAAAGACGGTGCGATAACCTCGCTTGAATCACAGAAAAAAGATCGCAGCTTTTTTCCATGTGGACAACACCAAGTGATAGATGTTATCGAGAAAGTGTGTTTAAATGCCATTAATAAAGGATACTCAGCAAGAGATATCCAAATATTAGCTCCTATCTATCGCGGTGATGCAGGAATTGATTATTTAAATGAACGATTGCAAGCACTTTTTAATCCACCAGCAGAAAAAAGGCGTGAATTAAAAGCGGGAACAAGAGTATTTCGTACTGGAGATAAAGTACTACAACTTGTAAACAACCCTGAACAGCAAGTGTTTAATGGGGATATTGGTGAAATCACTTCAATATTTTTTGCAAAAGAAAATACAGAAAAAGAAGACCAAGTTGTCGTTGATTATGATGGAAAAGAAGTTGTCTATCCACGAAAAGAATTACAACAAATCATGCTCGCCTATTGTTGTTCCATCCATAAATCTCAAGGGAGCGAATTTCCGATTGTTATTTTACCAATGATCTCTGGTTACCACCGGATGCTCCAACGCAATTTATTGTATACAGCAATAACGAGAAGTAAGGATTTTTTAATTCTTTGTGGTGAACGTCACGCTTTTGCCAAAGCAGTAAGCGATAATAACAAAGGGAAACGACAAACGATGCTTGCTCAAAATATTCAAGAGCAGATTGGAAAAATTAGTCCAACATCATAA
- a CDS encoding tetratricopeptide repeat protein: MTDYNHLGIQYMQEGKYEEAANAFNSAIEENKEDPIPYINFGNLLSAVGELDKAVNFYHKAIGLDEKAATAYFGLGNTLYNLNKFKEAIVAYKKAIENDLKEADIYFMLGMANLQDDNVRHALPNFQHALELNEDDNEARFQYAMCLAHLEQVDEAIPVFQKVVQIEENHADAYYNLGVAYAFKDDLEMALASFEKAIDIQPDHLLAGNGKKMVEEMKNKQH, from the coding sequence ATGACAGATTATAATCATTTAGGAATTCAATATATGCAAGAGGGAAAGTATGAGGAAGCGGCAAATGCCTTTAATTCAGCAATTGAAGAAAATAAAGAAGATCCAATTCCATACATTAATTTTGGGAACTTATTAAGCGCAGTAGGCGAGTTAGACAAAGCAGTTAACTTTTATCACAAAGCTATTGGCCTTGATGAAAAAGCAGCAACAGCATACTTCGGCTTAGGTAATACATTATACAATCTTAACAAATTTAAAGAAGCGATTGTCGCTTATAAAAAAGCGATCGAAAATGATTTAAAGGAAGCAGATATTTACTTCATGTTAGGGATGGCAAATTTGCAAGATGACAATGTTAGACATGCCCTTCCGAATTTTCAACATGCGCTAGAGTTAAATGAAGATGACAATGAAGCTCGTTTTCAGTATGCAATGTGCCTGGCACATTTAGAGCAAGTTGACGAAGCAATTCCAGTATTTCAAAAAGTAGTACAAATTGAGGAAAACCATGCTGATGCCTATTATAACTTAGGAGTTGCTTATGCATTCAAAGATGATCTAGAAATGGCATTAGCTTCTTTTGAAAAAGCAATTGATATTCAACCAGACCATTTGCTTGCTGGTAATGGTAAAAAGATGGTAGAGGAAATGAAGAACAAACAACATTAA
- the mnmA gene encoding tRNA 2-thiouridine(34) synthase MnmA, with product MTKPKTKSPEQTRVIVGMSGGVDSSVTAYLLKQQGYDVVGIFMKNWDDTDENGVCTADLDYEDVRKVCDQIGIPYFAVNFEKQYWEKVFTYFLDEYKAGRTPNPDVMCNKEIKFKAFLDHALTLGADYVATGHYARVVFEDGEYKMLRGVDENKDQTYFLNQLGQEQLSKTMFPLGEIPKPEVRKIADEAGLATAKKKDSTGICFIGERNFKEFLSSYLPAQKGEMQTFDGKVMGKHDGLMYYTIGQRHGLGIGGSGEPWFVAGKDLQRNVLYVVQGFHNEKLYSEKLTATHVSWVSDKGPTESFTCTAKFRYRQADTEVTVNPLDENNVEVIFAEKVRAIAPGQAVVFYNGDECLGGATIDKAYKDGKELTYL from the coding sequence ATGACTAAACCTAAAACTAAATCGCCTGAGCAAACCCGTGTCATTGTTGGGATGTCTGGTGGCGTAGATTCCTCAGTAACAGCATATTTGTTAAAGCAACAAGGGTATGATGTGGTAGGAATTTTTATGAAAAACTGGGATGACACAGATGAAAATGGAGTATGTACAGCAGACCTTGATTACGAAGATGTTAGAAAAGTTTGTGATCAAATTGGGATACCATATTTTGCTGTTAACTTTGAAAAGCAATATTGGGAAAAAGTATTCACCTACTTTTTAGATGAATATAAAGCTGGTAGAACGCCAAATCCTGATGTTATGTGTAATAAAGAAATTAAGTTTAAAGCATTTTTAGACCATGCCTTAACATTAGGTGCCGATTATGTGGCAACAGGGCACTATGCTCGTGTAGTGTTTGAAGATGGCGAGTATAAAATGTTACGTGGCGTTGATGAAAATAAAGATCAAACGTACTTTTTAAACCAATTAGGACAAGAGCAACTTTCCAAAACAATGTTTCCTTTAGGAGAAATTCCGAAACCAGAAGTTAGAAAAATTGCAGATGAAGCAGGATTGGCTACGGCTAAAAAGAAAGACAGTACTGGTATATGCTTTATCGGTGAACGTAATTTCAAGGAATTTTTAAGCAGTTATTTACCTGCGCAAAAAGGTGAAATGCAAACATTTGACGGAAAAGTAATGGGCAAGCACGATGGTCTCATGTATTATACAATTGGACAACGTCATGGACTTGGAATCGGCGGGTCAGGTGAACCTTGGTTTGTTGCTGGAAAAGACTTACAAAGAAATGTTTTATATGTTGTACAAGGCTTTCATAATGAAAAGTTATATTCCGAAAAATTGACAGCAACACATGTAAGCTGGGTCAGTGATAAGGGTCCTACAGAATCATTTACTTGTACTGCTAAGTTCCGCTACCGTCAAGCTGATACAGAAGTTACAGTTAATCCGCTCGATGAAAATAATGTAGAAGTAATCTTTGCAGAAAAAGTAAGAGCAATTGCACCAGGTCAAGCTGTCGTTTTTTATAATGGAGACGAATGCCTTGGTGGGGCGACAATTGATAAAGCTTATAAAGATGGTAAGGAATTAACGTATTTATAA
- a CDS encoding cysteine desulfurase family protein, translating into MERIYVDHAATSPTHPLVIEKMIPYMNQAFGNPSSIHHFGRETRRVVDEARSYIAKSINAHPHDITFTSGGTEGDNLAIIGAAKSNSHKGKHIVTTEIEHHAVLNSCKHLESLGFSVTYLPVDETGRVSVTDLEHALTDETILVSIMYANNEVGTVQPIKEIGQLLKEHDILFHTDAVQAYGMIAIDVEDLQVDLLSISGHKINGPKGIGFLYSRPRVSFTPHFFGGEQERKRRAGTEDVPAIAGLKEAVKLISENKEEKVRTYKQYRDMMIAIFDREEIEYHINGHQEYSLPNIINVSFPGTTAESLLMNFDLAGIAASSGSACTAGALKPSHVLTAMYGENDERVMAAIRFSFGLGNTEKQIATVATKVAQIVKRITAV; encoded by the coding sequence ATGGAAAGAATTTATGTAGATCATGCAGCAACTTCTCCGACACATCCATTAGTTATTGAAAAGATGATACCATATATGAATCAAGCTTTTGGAAATCCCTCAAGTATCCATCATTTCGGCAGAGAAACGAGAAGAGTTGTTGATGAAGCAAGAAGCTATATAGCTAAAAGTATTAATGCACACCCACATGACATTACTTTTACAAGTGGTGGTACAGAAGGTGACAATCTAGCGATCATTGGTGCCGCTAAATCCAACAGTCATAAAGGTAAGCATATTGTAACAACTGAAATTGAACATCATGCTGTTTTAAATAGTTGTAAACACTTAGAAAGCCTCGGGTTTTCTGTCACGTACTTGCCAGTGGATGAAACAGGCAGAGTTTCGGTGACAGACCTTGAACATGCACTAACAGATGAAACTATCTTAGTATCAATCATGTATGCAAACAATGAAGTTGGTACAGTGCAACCTATCAAAGAAATTGGACAACTATTAAAAGAGCACGATATTCTTTTTCACACAGATGCTGTTCAAGCATATGGCATGATTGCTATAGATGTGGAAGACTTACAAGTCGATTTATTATCAATTTCTGGTCACAAAATTAATGGACCAAAAGGAATTGGATTTTTATATAGTCGTCCTCGCGTCTCTTTTACGCCACATTTTTTTGGTGGCGAACAAGAAAGAAAGCGTCGGGCAGGAACTGAAGATGTCCCTGCTATTGCCGGGCTCAAAGAAGCTGTAAAGCTAATAAGTGAGAATAAAGAAGAAAAAGTAAGAACATATAAACAATATCGTGATATGATGATTGCTATTTTTGATCGTGAGGAAATAGAATATCATATTAATGGTCATCAAGAGTATTCATTACCAAATATCATTAATGTTAGCTTCCCAGGCACAACAGCAGAATCTTTATTAATGAATTTTGATTTAGCTGGAATTGCAGCTTCAAGTGGATCAGCATGTACTGCTGGTGCTTTAAAACCTTCGCATGTATTAACAGCAATGTATGGGGAAAATGATGAGCGAGTAATGGCAGCGATTCGTTTTAGCTTTGGATTAGGAAATACAGAAAAACAAATAGCAACAGTTGCAACGAAAGTAGCGCAAATTGTTAAGCGAATTACAGCAGTATAA
- the cymR gene encoding cysteine metabolism transcriptional regulator CymR produces MKISTKGRYGLTIMIALAKKNTDSPTPLKVIAQENDLSEHYLEQLVAPLRNARLVKSIRGAYGGYILAKPSNEITAGDIIRVLEGPISPVEVMDDEEPAKRKLWLRIRDAVKDVLDNTTLEDLANDTNDGEQEPYMFYI; encoded by the coding sequence ATGAAAATCTCAACTAAAGGAAGATACGGATTAACGATAATGATTGCTTTAGCTAAGAAAAATACAGATAGTCCGACTCCACTTAAAGTAATCGCACAAGAAAATGATTTATCAGAACATTATTTAGAGCAGTTAGTAGCACCACTTCGAAATGCAAGATTAGTGAAAAGTATACGAGGAGCATATGGTGGGTATATTTTAGCCAAACCATCAAATGAAATTACTGCTGGTGACATTATCCGTGTATTAGAAGGTCCAATTAGTCCTGTCGAAGTGATGGATGATGAAGAGCCGGCGAAAAGAAAGCTTTGGCTACGTATTCGTGATGCAGTTAAGGATGTATTAGATAATACTACTTTAGAGGATTTAGCAAATGATACAAATGATGGTGAACAAGAACCATACATGTTCTATATTTAA
- a CDS encoding YczE/YyaS/YitT family protein, producing the protein MTLALGVTLTIKAKRLGIGPWDVFHYGLFKQLGLTIGTWSIIAGFVVLGISYLLNRKLPQLGTVANMVLIGLFIDFFYFLLPAPTHIVSQVIVFLTGIIILAYGIGLYIAANVGAGPRDSLMLAICEKTNWSVSIVRGGMEITVLILGWLLDGPVGFGTVLIALSLGPIVEISLRQSKQLVNFIVKRGEVNENLN; encoded by the coding sequence ATGACATTAGCATTAGGCGTTACATTAACGATCAAAGCAAAACGATTAGGAATTGGACCATGGGATGTGTTTCACTATGGCTTATTTAAACAGTTAGGTTTAACAATCGGTACTTGGTCCATTATTGCTGGTTTTGTGGTACTTGGGATTAGTTATCTCTTAAATAGAAAGTTACCGCAACTTGGAACAGTTGCAAATATGGTTTTAATTGGTCTCTTTATTGATTTCTTTTATTTTTTATTACCAGCACCTACTCATATTGTATCGCAAGTCATTGTGTTTTTAACAGGAATCATCATTTTAGCTTATGGAATTGGACTGTACATAGCTGCAAATGTTGGAGCTGGACCACGTGATAGTTTGATGTTAGCCATTTGTGAAAAAACAAATTGGTCCGTGTCAATTGTTCGTGGTGGGATGGAAATCACTGTGCTAATTCTCGGTTGGTTATTAGACGGTCCTGTTGGCTTTGGCACAGTGTTAATTGCATTAAGCTTAGGTCCAATTGTAGAAATATCTTTACGACAAAGTAAACAACTCGTAAATTTCATAGTAAAAAGAGGTGAAGTAAATGAAAATCTCAACTAA